One Candidatus Methanomethylophilaceae archaeon DNA segment encodes these proteins:
- a CDS encoding CBS domain-containing protein: protein MAKKTVGEIMIKDVRYVGPSMTVEQVRQELLNSNFHGFPIVENGYLLGFVTAKDLLKYIDQSNEMIRKVMTMKSFTASPGMALSDATRLMFRYGLRNLPVVDENRKIVGIVSNIDIVRSQIEAGKEHKVASVKTFLEKQSGMSMKMLEDQNIPVDQIIPTQKEVYNDELQGRQYELKRGLNESLIMIKRRNGYLLVDGHHRAMAAKLLGYKTVKAIVLVPSDLDYKLGLESTASKWGLRTLNDVKIIDNEMHPFMEEATLLLPSEMAETINKRLLDMMDGNDPKKLDD from the coding sequence ATGGCAAAGAAAACGGTTGGCGAGATAATGATCAAGGATGTCCGTTATGTCGGGCCGAGCATGACCGTGGAACAGGTGAGGCAGGAGCTCCTGAACTCGAACTTCCACGGGTTCCCGATAGTCGAGAACGGTTATCTGCTCGGTTTCGTCACCGCCAAAGACCTCCTCAAATACATCGACCAATCCAACGAGATGATCCGCAAAGTCATGACGATGAAGTCGTTCACCGCATCCCCCGGCATGGCTCTTTCCGATGCCACCCGTTTGATGTTCCGTTACGGGCTCAGGAATCTTCCGGTGGTCGACGAGAACAGGAAGATCGTGGGGATAGTATCCAACATAGACATCGTCAGGTCTCAGATAGAGGCGGGCAAGGAGCACAAAGTGGCCTCCGTCAAGACGTTCCTGGAGAAGCAGTCGGGGATGTCGATGAAGATGCTCGAGGACCAGAACATCCCTGTCGACCAGATTATACCGACCCAGAAGGAAGTGTATAACGACGAGCTCCAGGGCAGGCAGTATGAGCTGAAGAGGGGCCTCAACGAATCGCTGATTATGATCAAGAGGCGCAACGGATATCTTCTCGTGGACGGGCACCACAGGGCGATGGCCGCCAAACTGCTTGGGTATAAGACGGTGAAAGCGATAGTTCTGGTGCCTTCGGATCTGGATTACAAATTGGGTTTGGAATCCACCGCCAGCAAATGGGGCCTAAGGACGCTCAACGACGTCAAGATCATCGACAACGAGATGCACCCCTTCATGGAGGAGGCGACGCTTCTGCTGCCCTCTGAGATGGCCGAGACCATAAACAAAAGGCTGCTGGATATGATGGACGGGAACGATCCCAAAAAACTGGATGATTAA
- the dph2 gene encoding diphthamide biosynthesis enzyme Dph2, which translates to MFDFELDRASAWISGGGFSSVALQLPEGLKIRATEISEKLFSETGAEIIIAGRPCYGACDLMDYRGIADALIHFGHSPIPSQGEDPNVLYIEARSDADIDASVMEKLASLPKRVGLLATVQYLGLIPKMKGILEGSGREVLVGTGDRRICHPGQVLGCNCTAAESISDGVDAFLFIGEGDFHPLAAAFGMTQQVLVLNPVTGEVRDMAEARDRILRKRFAAIQSASQAQTFLVIECSKTGQCRSEEASRIAEMLRSHGKTAFKVILEEVNPMSLMAYRADAYVNTACPRIAMDDAARYDRPMLTIPEAEVLLGERQWGGYEFDQIRSP; encoded by the coding sequence ATGTTCGATTTCGAATTGGACCGCGCTTCGGCGTGGATAAGCGGCGGAGGATTCTCTTCCGTCGCCCTCCAACTTCCCGAAGGCCTGAAAATCCGGGCCACGGAGATTTCTGAGAAACTGTTTTCTGAGACGGGCGCCGAGATTATCATTGCCGGACGCCCCTGTTATGGCGCCTGCGATCTGATGGATTACAGAGGCATAGCCGATGCGCTAATCCATTTCGGGCACTCGCCGATACCTTCCCAGGGCGAAGACCCCAACGTCCTATACATAGAGGCGCGCTCGGACGCGGACATAGATGCTTCCGTCATGGAAAAACTGGCTTCCCTTCCGAAAAGGGTCGGATTGCTGGCTACGGTCCAGTATCTGGGTCTGATACCCAAGATGAAAGGGATTCTGGAAGGTTCCGGCAGGGAGGTTCTGGTCGGAACCGGAGACAGGCGCATCTGCCATCCCGGGCAGGTGCTGGGATGCAATTGCACAGCGGCGGAATCGATCTCAGATGGCGTCGATGCGTTCCTTTTCATCGGGGAAGGCGATTTCCATCCTCTTGCCGCGGCTTTCGGCATGACTCAGCAGGTTCTGGTCCTCAATCCGGTCACCGGAGAGGTCCGCGATATGGCCGAGGCGAGAGACAGGATCCTCAGGAAGAGGTTCGCGGCGATACAGAGCGCCTCCCAAGCCCAGACGTTTTTGGTGATCGAATGCTCCAAAACGGGGCAATGCAGATCCGAAGAGGCTTCCAGGATCGCTGAAATGCTTCGTTCCCATGGGAAAACGGCATTCAAGGTGATTTTGGAGGAGGTAAATCCGATGTCGCTGATGGCCTACAGGGCAGACGCATACGTGAACACGGCATGTCCCCGCATAGCCATGGACGATGCCGCGAGATACGATCGCCCTATGCTTACGATCCCGGAGGCTGAAGTCCTACTGGGTGAAAGGCAATGGGGAGGTTATGAATTCGATCAGATCCGTTCCCCGTAA
- the queC gene encoding 7-cyano-7-deazaguanine synthase QueC → MKAVVLLSGGLDSTTTLAQAIADGCEPTALSFRYGQRHTKELVSAENVCKHYGVPHVVIDMDLSRFRSALTRPDIDVPLDREGELDKDIPITYVPARNIVFLSVAAGLCESIGADRIYIGANAVDYSGYPDCRPEFFEAYERMINIGTKAGVEGHPIKIMTPIMHDSKADIVRRGKKLNAPLHLTWSCYNGGEKACGHCDSCRLRLKGFAEAGYKDEIEYEDM, encoded by the coding sequence ATGAAAGCCGTGGTCCTCCTTTCCGGAGGATTGGATTCGACCACAACTCTCGCTCAGGCCATCGCAGACGGATGCGAACCAACGGCCCTGAGTTTCAGATACGGCCAGAGGCACACCAAGGAGCTGGTCTCCGCCGAGAACGTATGCAAGCACTACGGCGTCCCGCACGTCGTGATAGACATGGATCTCAGCCGGTTCCGTTCCGCCCTCACGCGCCCGGACATAGACGTCCCTCTGGACCGCGAGGGAGAGCTGGACAAGGACATACCGATCACATACGTCCCCGCCAGGAACATAGTCTTCCTGAGCGTGGCTGCGGGCCTCTGCGAGTCCATAGGCGCCGATAGGATTTACATCGGAGCAAATGCCGTGGACTACTCGGGATACCCGGATTGCCGCCCCGAATTCTTCGAGGCATATGAGCGCATGATCAATATAGGCACGAAGGCCGGCGTCGAAGGCCATCCGATAAAGATCATGACTCCGATTATGCACGATTCAAAAGCCGACATCGTCCGCAGAGGGAAGAAGCTGAACGCTCCGCTGCATCTGACGTGGTCGTGCTACAACGGCGGCGAGAAGGCCTGCGGACATTGCGATTCCTGCCGCCTCAGGCTCAAAGGCTTCGCCGAGGCCGGATACAAGGACGAGATTGAGTATGAGGATATGTGA
- a CDS encoding radical SAM protein: protein MRICEIFRSIQGEGLMMGIPTTFVRTVGCNLRCSWCDTQYSMSGGTEMTLDEIMESVGDSKHVCVTGGEPMIQPDMPELLRRMVAAGIQIVLETNGAADLSQVPEDPLILISMDVKCPSSGMSEWMLPGNLRFLSKKDQIKFVVKDDADFDYAVNFLRENPVDSNLIFGPVGGTGKLEWLVSRVLDSGLDARVLPQLHKIIWGDRRSV, encoded by the coding sequence ATGAGGATATGTGAGATCTTCAGGTCCATCCAGGGCGAAGGCCTGATGATGGGGATTCCCACGACCTTCGTGAGGACCGTCGGCTGCAACCTGCGTTGCTCCTGGTGCGATACCCAATATTCCATGTCCGGAGGGACGGAGATGACCTTGGACGAGATCATGGAATCCGTAGGGGATTCGAAGCACGTGTGCGTCACCGGAGGGGAGCCCATGATCCAGCCAGATATGCCGGAGCTGCTACGCAGAATGGTGGCTGCCGGGATCCAGATCGTTTTGGAGACGAACGGGGCCGCAGACCTGTCTCAGGTCCCTGAAGACCCTCTCATACTGATAAGCATGGATGTCAAGTGCCCCTCCTCCGGGATGTCGGAATGGATGCTGCCGGGCAATCTCAGGTTCTTATCCAAGAAAGATCAGATCAAATTCGTGGTGAAGGACGACGCTGATTTCGATTATGCCGTCAATTTCCTTAGGGAGAATCCTGTGGATTCCAATCTGATCTTCGGCCCCGTTGGAGGCACAGGCAAGCTGGAATGGCTGGTCTCCCGCGTCTTGGACTCAGGGTTGGACGCAAGGGTTCTGCCCCAGCTCCATAAGATAATCTGGGGGGACCGCAGGTCGGTCTGA
- a CDS encoding leucine-rich repeat domain-containing protein: MNATENLRKNARCLMFAASLAVALAAMLFATTIDTDGAVTFNSEGLEYKSSDGVNASVIGYQKEPSGTLEIPSSVEFSKRTYRVTSIGSYAFDGCDSLTSVLIGDSVTTIGGYAFYGCDSLRTVKLPDSLVGIEYHAFNGCPSLASITIPNSVTGIGNDAFSGCISLRSVILPGSLKTIGDYAFYGCATLYSISIPDSVSYIGTYAFSRCSSLASANIPASLTEIKNYAFSRCPSLISISIPNGVTAIGDYAFFECKSMSRVSIPDTVTRIGASAFSVCESLSSITMGCSVTMIGDSAFYGCVSLPSIYIPDSVTTIGSHAFDGCSSLRGVTLGKSVRTIGTYAFSGCKLITSFHIPSLVIAIREHAFEGCTGMESFSVSPDNTAYKAPNGVLMTRDGKSLIIYPQAKKATSYYVPDTVTSIGIGAFYGCSNLISVSIGSSVKTIGESAFYGCKSLASISIPDSTETIGDRAFYGCSSMEYAKIGKSVSRIGYYAFYGCNNLGSMIFEPKDGCKIENHAFYVGYDAETRKEVTTYLNVYTTSKAASLNFLDNYANKTAHITYIVNGSSPQISSFTWGDIRYSVVGKGTAIAVGCKQGISGAVEIPSSILYMLWEYSIIGIGEKAFMGEGITSITLGAGVKEIGSKAFAGCQSLRSADMPGVKEIKAWAFMSCTYLAEVDAPSVETIGTSAFSGCSRLTTAKLSEDLASLGEKAFYSCSSLRSIDLGGLKDVGTKAFANCSSLSSVAMSAKKIGGWAFLGCVSLKEIDISDAEYIGASAFSGCKLWSAAFSKNLSYVGSNAFYGTAFTDESGKTVQQTVSELRGKTLRDLPKTGDKMTSGGLVFTVTGKNTASVTGYSGTPTSITVPKTVYVRGIELKVTSIGTKALYGCSKLTLADIGNVYDIGLKAFANCPELKAVIGTPTKVGDWAFTGCASLWAVNLSSSVSIGTSAFSGCTSLASADLRNVSSLGDKAFYGCSALESVSLDNLAEIGTKSFANCVSLKTASISAFKIKGWSFTGCVSLRSIDLSATKYIGTSAFSGCKPIESITFADGLSMVGNNAFYGLKFQDTQGNALTVSPENLTGHSFSKVGGYLRLVK; this comes from the coding sequence ATGAACGCCACGGAAAACCTGAGGAAAAATGCCAGATGCCTGATGTTCGCCGCATCTTTGGCGGTCGCTCTGGCGGCGATGCTGTTCGCGACGACGATTGATACTGACGGAGCTGTGACATTCAATTCCGAAGGGCTGGAATACAAAAGCTCCGATGGCGTCAATGCTTCCGTGATCGGATATCAGAAAGAGCCTTCAGGGACTCTTGAGATACCGTCCTCGGTCGAGTTCAGCAAAAGAACGTACCGCGTAACGTCCATCGGATCCTACGCATTCGATGGGTGCGATTCCCTGACCTCAGTCCTTATAGGCGATTCCGTGACAACAATTGGGGGCTATGCATTCTATGGATGCGACTCTCTGAGGACAGTGAAACTCCCCGATTCCTTGGTCGGCATAGAATATCATGCGTTCAACGGCTGCCCAAGCTTGGCATCGATAACGATTCCGAATTCCGTGACGGGGATAGGGAACGACGCATTCAGCGGATGCATATCATTGCGGTCCGTTATTCTTCCCGGTTCCCTGAAAACGATAGGGGATTACGCTTTCTATGGGTGCGCGACCCTCTACTCCATCAGCATCCCCGATTCGGTGTCCTACATCGGGACCTATGCGTTCAGCAGATGCTCCTCGCTGGCATCGGCCAATATTCCCGCGTCGCTGACCGAGATAAAGAACTACGCGTTCAGCAGATGCCCGTCATTGATTTCCATCAGCATACCGAACGGCGTGACGGCCATAGGGGATTACGCGTTCTTCGAGTGCAAATCCATGTCCCGCGTTTCTATCCCGGATACGGTTACGCGCATCGGCGCATCTGCGTTCAGCGTATGCGAATCCTTGTCCTCGATAACCATGGGCTGCTCGGTCACCATGATAGGCGATTCCGCTTTCTATGGATGCGTATCGCTCCCATCTATCTACATCCCGGATTCTGTGACAACGATAGGAAGCCACGCTTTCGACGGCTGCTCTTCGCTCAGAGGCGTCACCCTGGGCAAATCCGTCAGAACGATCGGAACGTATGCGTTCTCCGGATGCAAGCTGATCACTTCGTTCCACATACCCAGCCTCGTCATCGCGATAAGGGAGCATGCGTTCGAAGGATGCACAGGGATGGAGTCTTTCTCGGTGAGCCCCGACAACACGGCGTACAAGGCCCCTAACGGCGTCTTGATGACCCGCGATGGCAAATCCCTGATCATCTACCCCCAAGCGAAAAAGGCGACATCCTATTACGTTCCCGACACCGTTACGTCCATAGGCATAGGGGCGTTCTACGGGTGCTCGAATCTGATTTCGGTAAGCATCGGGTCCTCCGTCAAAACCATCGGCGAATCCGCTTTCTATGGGTGCAAATCGCTGGCTTCGATTTCGATCCCGGATTCCACGGAGACGATAGGCGACCGCGCATTCTACGGATGCTCCTCGATGGAGTACGCCAAGATAGGGAAATCCGTCTCCCGCATCGGATACTATGCGTTTTACGGCTGCAATAATCTGGGAAGCATGATTTTCGAACCGAAAGACGGATGCAAAATCGAGAATCATGCGTTTTATGTCGGATATGATGCCGAAACGAGGAAGGAAGTCACAACCTATCTGAACGTGTACACCACCTCTAAAGCCGCTTCGCTCAATTTCCTCGACAATTATGCGAACAAGACCGCGCATATCACATACATAGTGAACGGGTCCTCGCCGCAGATATCATCCTTCACCTGGGGCGACATACGCTATTCCGTGGTCGGGAAAGGGACAGCCATCGCGGTCGGATGCAAGCAGGGAATCTCCGGAGCCGTCGAAATCCCGTCTTCTATCCTGTATATGCTTTGGGAATATTCCATCATCGGGATCGGCGAAAAAGCGTTCATGGGCGAAGGGATAACATCCATAACTCTGGGCGCGGGCGTTAAAGAGATAGGATCGAAGGCTTTCGCCGGATGCCAATCGCTGAGATCCGCGGACATGCCCGGCGTCAAGGAGATCAAAGCCTGGGCATTCATGAGCTGCACATACCTGGCCGAAGTCGATGCGCCTTCTGTTGAGACCATCGGCACCAGCGCGTTCTCCGGATGCTCCAGATTGACAACCGCCAAGCTCTCAGAGGACCTCGCAAGTCTGGGCGAGAAGGCATTCTATAGCTGCTCTTCCCTGAGGTCAATAGATCTGGGCGGCCTGAAAGATGTGGGAACCAAAGCCTTCGCCAACTGCTCATCGCTGTCATCGGTTGCCATGTCCGCCAAGAAGATCGGGGGATGGGCATTCCTTGGCTGCGTTTCCCTGAAGGAAATAGACATCTCCGACGCCGAATACATCGGAGCCAGTGCGTTCTCCGGATGCAAGCTTTGGAGCGCCGCATTCTCGAAGAATCTGTCGTATGTCGGCAGCAACGCCTTCTATGGCACTGCGTTCACCGACGAGAGCGGGAAAACCGTCCAGCAGACAGTGTCTGAGCTGAGAGGCAAAACGCTCAGGGACCTGCCGAAGACCGGAGACAAAATGACTTCCGGCGGACTGGTGTTCACCGTCACAGGGAAAAACACCGCTTCGGTCACCGGATATTCCGGCACCCCCACGTCCATCACGGTTCCGAAGACCGTATACGTCAGAGGCATCGAACTGAAGGTCACTTCCATCGGGACGAAGGCGCTCTATGGCTGCTCCAAACTGACTCTCGCGGACATCGGGAACGTCTACGACATCGGGCTCAAGGCGTTCGCGAACTGCCCCGAACTGAAGGCGGTGATAGGGACGCCGACGAAGGTCGGAGATTGGGCTTTCACCGGATGCGCTTCTCTGTGGGCCGTCAATCTGTCCTCGTCCGTCTCCATCGGAACCAGCGCGTTCTCCGGATGCACATCACTCGCGAGCGCAGACCTCAGAAACGTCTCTTCCCTCGGGGACAAAGCGTTCTATGGATGCAGCGCCCTGGAATCTGTAAGCCTCGACAATCTGGCGGAGATCGGGACCAAATCGTTCGCCAATTGCGTCTCCCTCAAGACCGCGTCGATATCGGCGTTCAAAATCAAAGGATGGTCGTTCACCGGATGCGTTTCCCTTAGGAGCATCGACTTATCAGCGACCAAATACATCGGAACCAGCGCTTTCTCAGGATGCAAACCGATAGAGTCCATCACATTCGCAGATGGGCTGTCGATGGTCGGTAACAACGCGTTCTACGGGCTGAAGTTCCAGGACACACAAGGTAACGCCTTGACGGTTTCGCCCGAAAACCTCACAGGACATTCGTTCTCGAAGGTCGGAGGATACCTGCGTCTGGTGAAGTGA
- the mtxX gene encoding methanogenesis marker protein Mmp4/MtxX produces the protein MDGYDITIYDDPGELTDDFISGNLEAAIRGDMSSSVLLPMVRDGLGLRRMERAAFMEPYNKKMFILAPVGIDEGWKDEQKFTIAKRSADLAKKVGMGTKIGIMSGGRCEDVGRCQVVDKSIESACKVAKRLCDSGYDAYHCQILIENAVDEADIIVAPEGITGNIIFRTLHFIGGVKALGAPVVNTDKNFIDTSRAKVDYRDSLALAMILTED, from the coding sequence ATGGATGGGTATGACATAACGATTTACGACGATCCCGGCGAGCTCACCGACGATTTCATCTCAGGAAATCTGGAGGCTGCGATACGCGGGGATATGTCTTCCTCAGTCCTTTTGCCTATGGTCAGGGACGGTCTGGGTCTCAGACGCATGGAAAGGGCGGCGTTCATGGAGCCCTACAACAAAAAGATGTTCATTCTCGCGCCCGTCGGCATAGACGAGGGGTGGAAGGACGAGCAGAAATTCACGATAGCCAAACGCTCGGCGGATCTGGCTAAGAAGGTCGGCATGGGAACCAAGATAGGCATAATGTCCGGCGGAAGATGCGAGGACGTAGGAAGATGCCAGGTTGTGGACAAATCGATCGAGAGCGCCTGCAAAGTGGCCAAGAGGCTTTGCGACAGCGGCTATGACGCTTATCACTGCCAGATTCTGATAGAGAACGCGGTGGACGAGGCGGACATCATAGTCGCCCCCGAGGGAATCACCGGGAACATAATCTTCAGGACGCTGCATTTCATTGGCGGCGTGAAGGCTCTGGGCGCCCCCGTCGTCAACACCGACAAGAATTTCATAGACACGTCGCGCGCCAAAGTGGATTACAGGGATTCGCTGGCGCTCGCGATGATCCTCACGGAGGATTGA
- a CDS encoding NifB/NifX family molybdenum-iron cluster-binding protein, protein MKIIAVSEGESLDSYIADDFGHAPFFLLVDSESLDYRVIANEFMDSPSGAGVAVAEAIVSLGCVDAVLTGGIGMHGIQILQKAGIRVSADEDGTVEECVRDYMRRRGRDGDI, encoded by the coding sequence ATGAAGATAATAGCCGTTTCCGAGGGGGAAAGCCTGGATTCGTACATAGCGGACGACTTCGGGCATGCCCCTTTCTTCCTTCTGGTGGACTCCGAAAGCCTGGATTACAGGGTAATAGCCAACGAATTCATGGATTCGCCCTCGGGGGCCGGGGTCGCCGTGGCGGAAGCCATCGTTTCCCTCGGATGCGTGGACGCCGTCCTGACCGGAGGGATTGGCATGCACGGGATCCAGATCCTTCAGAAAGCGGGCATACGCGTGTCCGCGGACGAGGACGGGACCGTGGAAGAGTGCGTGCGCGATTACATGAGGCGCCGCGGAAGGGACGGGGACATCTGA
- a CDS encoding 6-pyruvoyl tetrahydropterin synthase family protein — translation MLLEIDGGYSGIRFSACHFIPRHEKCSRLHGHSYIVRLRLEGDNGQDGMIMDFVVLKKALRAMIDEMDHRTLLPAKSPEVRIKEDGDSVEVVNGCKRYVFPKEDVAMLDVPTTTAEEMCRMMALRLVKGIEFPPNVRSVSVGLDEERGQTAWYTEELR, via the coding sequence ATGTTGCTGGAGATAGACGGAGGTTATTCCGGGATCAGGTTTTCCGCATGCCATTTCATACCGAGGCACGAGAAATGCTCCAGGCTCCACGGCCATTCGTACATAGTCCGCCTCAGGTTGGAGGGGGACAACGGCCAAGACGGGATGATAATGGATTTCGTCGTTCTGAAGAAGGCTCTCAGGGCTATGATCGACGAGATGGACCACAGAACGCTCCTGCCTGCGAAATCCCCTGAAGTCAGGATCAAAGAGGACGGCGACTCCGTCGAGGTGGTGAACGGATGCAAGCGGTATGTCTTCCCGAAGGAGGATGTCGCCATGCTCGACGTGCCCACCACCACTGCCGAAGAGATGTGCAGGATGATGGCTCTGCGTCTTGTGAAAGGTATAGAGTTCCCGCCCAACGTTCGTTCCGTATCGGTCGGTCTCGATGAGGAGAGAGGCCAGACGGCTTGGTATACGGAGGAGCTCAGATGA
- a CDS encoding Mrp/NBP35 family ATP-binding protein, giving the protein MPQPMLTEESIQEETALQDTLRNIKHVIIVMSGKGGVGKSTVSSNLAMTLSMKGYKTGIMDLDLTGPNIPKMFAAEDDQLNVENGKLIPVEIPPSIKLMSLAFLLQSKDTPVMWRGPVKMGAVKQFIEDVNWGELDYLVIDMPPGTGDEAISIVQLIPKADGMIIVTTPQDVALLDSRKSLVFGAETKIPIIGIIENMSGFVCPHCGEITNIFKTGGGEATAKEMNAQFLGRIPIEPGIVDSGDKGVPIVLGYPDSPSAKAFKEIADKVIKTVE; this is encoded by the coding sequence ATGCCGCAACCGATGCTTACCGAGGAGAGCATACAGGAAGAGACTGCCCTCCAAGACACCCTTAGGAACATCAAGCACGTCATCATCGTCATGAGCGGGAAAGGAGGGGTCGGAAAAAGCACGGTCTCATCCAACCTGGCCATGACCCTCTCGATGAAAGGATACAAAACCGGGATAATGGACCTGGACCTCACCGGGCCCAACATCCCCAAGATGTTCGCCGCCGAAGACGATCAGCTCAACGTCGAGAACGGGAAGCTCATCCCGGTGGAGATACCCCCGTCCATCAAGCTCATGTCTCTGGCTTTCCTTCTCCAGAGCAAAGATACCCCCGTAATGTGGCGCGGACCCGTGAAGATGGGTGCTGTGAAACAGTTCATCGAGGACGTGAACTGGGGCGAACTCGATTACCTTGTCATAGACATGCCTCCGGGAACCGGTGACGAAGCCATCTCCATCGTCCAGCTCATACCCAAGGCGGATGGGATGATCATCGTCACCACGCCTCAGGACGTCGCCCTTCTGGACAGCAGGAAATCCCTCGTCTTCGGGGCGGAGACCAAGATTCCGATCATAGGCATAATCGAGAACATGAGCGGGTTCGTCTGCCCCCATTGCGGCGAGATCACGAACATCTTCAAGACCGGCGGAGGGGAAGCCACCGCCAAAGAGATGAACGCCCAGTTCCTCGGCCGCATCCCGATAGAGCCCGGCATCGTGGATTCCGGAGACAAAGGAGTTCCGATAGTCCTCGGATACCCCGACTCGCCGTCCGCCAAAGCCTTCAAAGAGATCGCCGACAAAGTCATCAAGACGGTAGAATGA
- a CDS encoding ribonuclease P protein component 4 gives MSKRHLSQKALSEIGAERMKRLLDLSEEAVRMGRDDRARRYVEIARAIGMKTRVRMPKDRPFCKGCLLPMMPGINCTVRLSDHRLITTCGRCGAIKRMPYLKEQRK, from the coding sequence ATGTCGAAAAGGCACCTTTCCCAGAAGGCTCTATCCGAAATAGGCGCCGAGCGCATGAAGCGCCTGCTTGACCTTTCGGAAGAGGCCGTTCGCATGGGAAGGGACGACCGCGCCCGCAGGTACGTGGAGATCGCAAGGGCCATCGGCATGAAGACCCGCGTAAGGATGCCTAAAGACAGGCCTTTCTGCAAAGGCTGCCTCCTGCCGATGATGCCCGGGATAAACTGCACGGTGAGGCTGTCGGACCACAGGCTGATAACAACATGCGGGAGATGCGGCGCGATAAAGCGCATGCCATATCTGAAGGAGCAGAGGAAATGA
- a CDS encoding 50S ribosomal protein L16: MVRKPASMYRQIKGQAYTRREYMGGVPASRVSQYEMGNLRADFPVTLTLRVENRVQVRHIAIEAGRIAANKVLNSQAGTANYHMTVRAYPHVVLRENKLATGAGADRVSSGMRQGFGKTVGTAARLERNQAILTVRVPAEKAAVAKDALWRASMKFPSPCYIDVEKGADLIR; the protein is encoded by the coding sequence ATGGTTAGAAAGCCCGCATCAATGTACAGGCAAATCAAAGGACAGGCGTACACCCGTCGCGAATACATGGGAGGAGTCCCCGCGAGCAGGGTAAGCCAATACGAGATGGGAAACCTCAGGGCTGATTTTCCCGTGACCCTCACTCTCAGGGTGGAGAATCGCGTCCAAGTCAGGCACATCGCCATCGAAGCAGGCCGTATCGCAGCCAACAAGGTGCTCAACTCCCAGGCTGGGACGGCAAACTACCACATGACGGTCAGGGCATACCCCCACGTCGTGTTGAGGGAGAACAAATTGGCTACCGGCGCAGGAGCGGACCGTGTTTCCAGTGGAATGCGCCAGGGATTCGGCAAAACTGTTGGTACTGCGGCCAGGCTAGAGCGCAACCAGGCGATTCTGACCGTGCGCGTGCCCGCAGAGAAAGCTGCCGTCGCCAAGGACGCTCTCTGGAGAGCCTCAATGAAGTTCCCTTCCCCCTGCTATATCGACGTGGAGAAAGGGGCCGACCTCATAAGGTAA